DNA sequence from the Vicia villosa cultivar HV-30 ecotype Madison, WI linkage group LG3, Vvil1.0, whole genome shotgun sequence genome:
cataaataccatttctcgtatataaaaaaatttggatcgataatagattttttcccgtatacagacttcattgtttaggtatcacttacaaaattatttggatcgatagtaaatttcgtataaaaaaaatatttagatcaaaagtagattattttcccgtataccatttttgaataaaaatatttggttcataaatactatttttcgtaaataatagattttttccatatataaatattatttttgtttaggtgtcatttacaaatatatttgaatcaatatcaaattttcgtatataaaaatatttagatcaataatagattttttgtcctatttcatttttgaataaaaaatatttggatcataaataacatttttcgtatataaaaatatttagatcaataatagattttttttccgtatacaaacttcatttttgtttaagtatcatttacaaaaatatttggatcaatagtaaatttcgtatataaaaatatttagatcaatagtagatttttaccGTATAtcctttttgaataaaaaatatttggatcctaaataccatttttcgtaaatattagatttttccgtatacaaatattatttttatttaggtatcatttacaaaaatatttggatcaatattaaattttcgtatataaaaatatttagattaataacagattttttgaataaattttttccgtgtattattttttactaaaaaatattttgatcataaataccatttttcgtatataaaaaaatatatatcaataatttttttttttggaagaaataagtgaaaaagtgatgaaagagaaaaaaaaatagagaatggagagagatttgataagtttgataaaatataagagttgtattattttaataataaaattaagaactttatggtgcaaagaccaaaaaaacaaaaattttaatgtggtggcaaaaaaatcaaataaagatatttttgactttttcacaaccattaattttcttaatattatAGATTGTcttgtttattttcattttataaacatttatactagtggatgtccatccctcttcttattattcatcttcctattccactttAATGTACTTAATTTTCTACCTCCCTTGGgtcctataaataagactcaTGTTACAATGTAAAGTTCGCCCTTGAGAAGAATATAATACAATGTTGcttgttctcttctcttcctatcttttgatctctatatagttttagttagttttataataCGTTATCAGCACGACGCTCTCAGGTATGATTTGGAGGAgatcattgtttttatttatttatgatattcagtaaatataatcatattaggacatttaaaattttgtaattttattgttcaatgattttattgtaattttatggTTAAGATTATgtgattttattgtaattttatttgtcatagaattgatgtatgtttaagaatattatataaaaaaaaatctcagGTAGCAACTCAACTTTAAGTAAGATGGGTTGATGTTGTTGAGGTTGTGGATAATACATGTGGCTTTACAATGATTCCAATTTTGATGGATAGTGCACAAATAAATTTAACTGTGTCAAAGGATTAAAAGATGGATTTGGCTTAAAGCATGAaagaattatttttgtttattcggTGGAATTGAATTAGAGAAAGAAGAAATAACTTTTTGCATCTCAGAAGGATGGTTTTAATTTTAACGCATCCTAGAAGGATGGTTATAATTTTTAGATCATTGTTTGTAACAAAAGCAAGGCATCTCTGAAGGATAGTGAAATAACATTGTATAGTTCATGAAGAACTCATaatgctttatttatttattttattttattgtatatgTAAGATGTATTTTGtcactaaattgatttttttttataaaaaaaaaaaacagataatTTTAAGACTAATGTGACAATCTAGTTTACTATTGTGTTATTTCTAAATATtagaatttacaaaagtattattttaaatattgatatttAATATTTCCTTTATGATAATTatctcattataatatttttatttcttttattttttttatgatagaACTACTAAGTATGTCAAATCTTACAAAATTGGATTTTGGGGCTCTTGATATTTCGGGAAAGAACTATTTGACATGGGCCCTAGACGCCCAAATTCATTTAAGCGCAGAAGGTCACGGTGACACTATTAAAGAAGGAAATAaatcatctgatcaacaaaaggcAAAAGTCATGATATTCCTTCGTCGTCACCTTCACGAGGATCTTAAAAATGAGTATCTTACCGTAACTGACCCACATGTCTTGTGGAAAAATTTGAAAGATAGATATGATCATCAAAAAACGGTTATCCTACCAAAAGCTCGATATGAATGGATGCATTTACGTTTGCAGGATTTTAAAAGTGTAAGTGATTATAATTCTGCAATGTTTAGAATAACTTCTAAGTTATGATTATGTGGAGAAAAAGTAACTGATGAGGATATGCTAGAAAAAACATTTTCCACTTTTCATGCATCCAATGTGCTCCTGCAGCTGCAGTATCGAGAAAAGGGGTTTATTAAATATTCTGACCTAATATCTTGTCTTCTTGTGGCTGAGGAAAATAATGAACTATTGATGAAAAATCACGAGGCCCGTCCCACTGGTACAACTCCATTCCCAGAAGTGAATGTGGCAAGGCACGACCACTATAGGAAAAATCATGGTCGCGGTCGTGCATACGCACGTGGTCGTGGTCGTGGTCGTGGTCGTAATTATGCTCATGGTCTTGGTTTTGATCGTGGTCGCAATGAGAATCATAAAAACACACATTTCCACCCGAAGTGGAAAAAtgttgaaaagaatgaaaaagagggtcAGAGTagcaaaacaaatgaaaatatttGCTATCGTTGTGGAGGAAAAGGTCATTGGAGTCGCACTTGTCGTACTCCAAAACACCTTGTTGATCTTTATCAAAAATcacagaaaaataaaaaggaaaagatcgAGACTCACTTtgctaatgaagatgatgatccaGATTATGGTAATATGGATGTTACCCATTTAGATATTGGTGACTTCTTTGCTGATCCAGATggaaaaattgatcaccttattgGAGATGGAAGCGTCAAGAAATAAAATTTGTggaaattttctttttatgttttatggatgtttttaattttattttctaataataataaagtgtgttttctacttgtttgtttacataatttactatttaaataatttgtgtttttaatgtgcgcttataacttattgttaaaaaaattattattgttctTAGAATGAATATGGACGCTAGCTCTAGTAATGAAGATATGTGCCTTGCTGACAGTGCAACAACCCACACCATTCTCAAGCATAAAAGATATTTCTCTAATTTAGTGAATCGAAAAACTGATGTCAGTACTATTTTTGGCACCTCAAAAATAATTGAAGGCTCTGGAAGAGCCCATATGTTGTTACGTGGTGGAACAATATTGCACATTGATAATGCATTATATTCCCCCAAGTCCcatagaaatttattaagtttcaaAGATATCCGCCTAAATGGATACCATATTGAAACAAGAGATGATGGAGGGATTGAACATCTGTATATTACAAAACACAATTCAGACACAAAATGTGTAATGGAAAAGCTATCGGCTTTATCCTCTGgcctgtactacacttatattagtacaactgAAGCACATGCAACtgtaaaccagaagtttacaAATAATGATAAATTTCTAATTTGGCATGACCGGTTGGGCCATCCCGGTTATATAATGAtgcgaaaaataattgaaaattcatgCGGTCATCAATTAATGAGTAGGGAAATTATTCAATCGAATAAGTTCTCATGCAGCTCTTGCTCACAGGGGAAGTTGATAATTCGGCCATCACCAACAAAAATTGGAAATGAATCTATCAGTTTTTTAGAGCGTATACATGGTGATATTTGTGGGCCAATACACCCATCATGTGGAccatttagatattttatggttttaattgatgcatcaactagatggtcaaatgtttgtttgttgtcaACTCGTAACCAGGCGTTTGCGAGATTGCTAGCTCAACTGATTCGAATAAGAGCTCATTTCCCCGATTATCCTGTCAAGAAAATTCGTCTTGATAATGCTGCAGAATTTTCATCTCAAGCATTTAATGAGTATTGTATGCCTATTGGGATTGACATTGAACACCCAGTAGCACATGTTCATACACAAAATGGACTTGCAGAATCATTTATTAAACGAATAAAATTAATTGCAAGACCACTGATTATGAGATGCAAGCTCTcagtttctgcttggggacatgCAATTTTGCATGCTGCAACATTAATTCGCATCAGGCCAACGAGTTACCACACCTCTTCCCCTTTACAATTAGTTTTTGGTAAAGAACCTAATATTTCCCATCTAAGAATTTTTGGATGTGCAGTGTATGTTCCAATTTCTTTACCACATCGCAATAAGATGGGTCCTCAAAGGAGGATGGGAA
Encoded proteins:
- the LOC131658788 gene encoding uncharacterized protein LOC131658788 → MSNLTKLDFGALDISGKNYLTWALDAQIHLSAEGHGDTIKEGNKSSDQQKAKVMIFLRRHLHEDLKNEYLTVTDPHVLWKNLKDRYDHQKTVILPKARYEWMHLRLQDFKSLQYREKGFIKYSDLISCLLVAEENNELLMKNHEARPTGTTPFPEVNVARHDHYRKNHGRGRAYARGRGRGRGRNYAHGLGFDRGRNENHKNTHFHPKWKNVEKNEKEGQSSKTNENICYRCGGKGHWSRTCRTPKHLVDLYQKSQKNKKEKIETHFANEDDDPDYGNMDVTHLDIGDFFADPDGKIDHLIGDGSVKK